The proteins below come from a single Malus domestica chromosome 03, GDT2T_hap1 genomic window:
- the LOC103407947 gene encoding dihydrolipoyllysine-residue succinyltransferase component of 2-oxoglutarate dehydrogenase complex 2, mitochondrial, whose product MLGVLRRRVVSGGSSASILGHSLLSIRPVAKSEILLQPKGGLDRIRNLSHLIFAGSSPCSRTTRNVGGYILPEPIRQMWSRTFSSEIGDMVDAVVPFMGESITDGTLAKFLKKPGDRVAVDEPIAQVETDKVTIDVASPESGVIQKFVANEGDTVEPGTKIAVISKSGEGVAHVSPSLKTSEKALAQPSPPVEKIVKKKKPKVETTPVTEKRKTPSSPPPKPSAREPQLYSKERERRIPMTRLRRRVSIRLKDSQNTFAMLTTFNEVDMTNLMKLRSEYKDAFVEKHGVKLGLMSGFIKAAVSGLQNQPTINAVVDGDDIIYRDYIDISIAVGTPKGLVVPVIRNADKMNFAEIEKEINTLAKKANHGSISIDEMAGGTFTLSNGGVYGSLLSTPIINPPQSAILGMHSIVNRPMVVGGNIVLRPMMYVALTYDHRLIDGREAVYFLRRIKDVVEDPQRLLLDV is encoded by the exons ATGCTTGGCGTTCTAAGGCGAAGAGTCGTTTCTGGGGGCTCCTCTGCTTCG ATTTTGGGGCACTCACTGCTGTCAATCCGACCAGTTGCAAAATCGGAG ATTTTACTTCAACCCAAAGGAGGATTAGACCGTATTCGAAACCTTTCTCACCTCATTTTTGCAG GTTCCTCGCCTTGTAGCAGGACAACAAG GAATGTTGGTGGCTATATTCTGCCAGAGCCTATCAGGCAAATGTGGAGCAGGACCTTTTCTTCAGAGATTG GGGATATGGTTGATGCCGTCGTCCCTTTTATGGGTGAATCTATCACTGATGGCACTTTGGCGAAATTCTTGAAGA AGCCTGGTGATAGGGTTGCAGTTGACGAACCAATTGCTCAAGTTGAAACAGATAAG GTGACGATTGATGTTGCTAGTCCTGAATCCGGTGTGATCCAAAAG TTTGTGGCCAATGAAGGGGATACTGTCGAACCAGGCACCAAGATTGCTGTTATCTCAAAGTCCGGTGAAGGTGTAGCCCATGTCAGTCCGTCACTGAAGACATCGGAGAAAGCTCTTGCTCAACCATCTCCCCCTGTTGAAAAGATTGTCAAGAAGAAAAAACCTAAAGTTGAAACTACACCTGTTACTGAAAAGCGTAAAACTCCCTCTTCACCACCTCCTAAACCCTCTGCCAGAGAACCTCAGCTTTACTCTAAGGAAAGGGAAAGACGA ATTCCAATGACAAGGCTTCGGAGGCGGGTTAGTATAAGATTGAAGGACTCACAGAACACATTTGCAATGCTGACGACATTCAATGAAGTTGATAT GACCAATTTGATGAAGCTTCGTTCTGAGTACAAGGATGCATTTGTTGAGAAGCACGGAGTCAAGTTGGGGCTTATGTCTGGATTTATCAAA GCTGCCGTCAGTGGTCTCCAAAACCAGCCTACTATTAATGCAGTCGTTGATGGGGACGATATCATATACAGAGATTACATAGATATAAGTATAGCCGTTGGCACTCCAAAG GGCCTTGTTGTGCCAGTTATCCGCAATGCTGATAAAATGAATTTTGCTGAGATAGAGAAGGAGATCAACACCCTCGCAAAGAAAGCAAACCATGGATCTATATCAATCGACGAGATGGCTGGAGGTACATTTACATTATCTAATGGTGGAGTTTATGGAAGCCTTCTAAGTACCCCCATCATCAATCCCCCTCAG TCGGCAATCTTGGGTATGCACTCAATAGTTAACCGTCCAATGGTTGTCGGAGGCAACATTGTCCTGCGGCCGATGATGTATGTTGCTCTTACCTATGACCATAGGCTCATTGATGGAAGAGAGGCAGTTTACTTCTTGCGTCGTATTAAAGATGTTGTGGAGGACCCTCAGAGGCTTCTCCTCGACGTATGA
- the LOC108170221 gene encoding glycine-rich protein 5-like has protein sequence MANYKMTSSSKFLLLVLIGAFVFSTGARKLGSEKGSLEDQKNLFHRGGGGLGGGGGGGLGGGGGLGGGAGAGAGFGGGAGAGAGGGLGGGGGLGGGGGGGLGGGGGGGVGGGSGFGGGAGGGFGAGGGLGGGAGGGGGGGFGGGGGGGLGGGAGGGFGGGAGAGGGLGGGLP, from the coding sequence ATGGCTAATTATAAGATGACTTCTTCTTCtaagtttcttcttcttgtgcTTATCGGTGCTTTCGTTTTCTCTACTGGTGCAAGAAAGCTCGGCAGTGAAAAGGGTTCCCTTGAGGATCAGAAAAACTTGTTTCACCGTGGTGGTGGTGGACTAGGcggtggaggtggtggtggtctTGGAGGTGGAGGAGGTTTAGGAGGCGGTGCTGGTGCTGGTGCTGGATTCGGTGGTGGTGCTGGAGCTGGAGCTGGTGGCGGACTTGGCGGAGGTGGTGGACttggtggcggtggcggtggagGATTAGGCGGTGGCGGCGGTGGAGGAGTAGGTGGTGGATCAGGTTTTGGTGGGGGAGCCGGTGGTGGGTTTGGAGCCGGTGGTGGTCTTGGGGGTGGAGCTGGAGGAGGTGGCGGAGGAGGAttcggtggtggtggtggaggaggacTTGGAGGAGGAGCTGGGGGAGGTTTCGGTGGAGGAGCTGGTGCTGGCGGTGGGCTTGGGGGTGGATTGCCTTGA